ACCGAAACCGATATCCTGGAACTCGATGGCCCCTTGAGCCCGGATGAGGGCCTGGCCGCGTTCAAGATCTTCCTCGCCTTCTTGATCGAGAATCTTGAAGACACGTTCCGCACTGGCGAGTCCCGTGACGAGGGTTTGATTCACCCCATGCAGGCGGGCGATGGGTTCGAAAAAGAAGCCTAACAAGAAGATGAATTTGAAAAGCTCGCCCGTGGTGATTTCCCCCTGGATGGTCCCATAGGCCCCTAGGCTGAGCAGCATGACGAGGCCGAAACTGCCGAAGAAACCCATGAGCGGACTGTAAACCGCCCAGGCGGTCATCAGCCGCTGTTGAGACTGTCTGAGTCGGTGACTGGCTTCATTGAAGTCTTCCTGCTTGGTGTCTTCCGCCGTGTAGCTTTTGATCTGCCGGATGCCCGTGATGGTGTCATGCAGGAGGGAATTCATGTGGCTGCTGGCCTCCCGTGCCAGTTTGGCCCGAGGCGCCACCCAGCGAGCGAACAACCATCCTCCGGCGGCAATGAAAGGAGTGGGGATCATGACGATGAGTGCGAAGGCACTGTTCGTGTAAAACATGACCACTGCGCTGATGATGATCTGAAGGATGGAGGTGAGGCCTTGCTCAATGCCTTCCAGGATCACGCGCTGAGTCGCGGGCACGTCATCGGCCATGCGCGTGAGGATATCCCCCGTGCTTTGTCGATCGAACCAACTCAAAGGCAGGCGGGCGATCTTGCGATGGAGCTGACCCCGCAGGTCGAAAATCATCCGTTGCTCAAAGACACTGTTTACCCGCGTGCGGACGTAGAAGAGAAACTCGCGCAGAAAAAAGGCCCCCACAGCGAGCCCTCCCGCCTTCCAAATGCCCGCGATGTCTTTACTCGGAATGATGTCATCCACAAACCACTGCACCACGCCAGGGAAGACAATGATCAATGAGGTGCCGAACACGGCCAAAACGAACTGCAACAAGGCCATGCGCCAGTGCGCCCGCGCAAACTGAAGCAGGCGGCGCGCGGCAGACAGGGATGAAGAAGGACGATCGGGCATGAAGGGCGAGTACAAAAACCAATGACGACAACAGGGGCAAAAACTCAGACGGTTTGACCCGCCAGATTCGTCATGGAGATTTCGACTTTCGCCGTTTTACCGCCTTTGTTGATACACGATGTTGTCCATCGCTTGCTCCAGCGCCAAGCCTTTGAGGAATGGCTCAAGGTCTGGATTGTTGGCCACTTCAACGACTTGGGGAAGCTGCATGAGTCCGGCGAAGTCTTGCCGCTCGATGGCTTGGCGCACTTTCGGGTCACGGCCCAGTTTGCCCAGTTCAGGGTGATTGAGGGCCTGGGCCATGGAGGGGCTCTTCGCTGCGATTTGCTGCCAGACACGGCCATCGGGCCAGAGAATGAGTAGGCGTGCGAGGTTCGCCGTGGCCTTGAGATCATAGGGGTCCAGCTTTTCCACCCACTGTCCAACGGAGGTGCGGTCCACCTTCTGCGCGAGTTGCTGCACCCAGGCTCCGAAGTCACTGGTGCTGCCTTTTCCACTCTGCTGGACGGAGGCATTCTCCAACCCGTAAACGCTACCGACGAGGCGCAACACTAGAGTGCTCAGCCAGACGATGACCCCCGAAGGAAGTAGGCTCAGCAGTCCCGCCTTCCAGCCTGTGATGTTGGCCAGGAAGGCTAGCAGGCCAAAGCCTGCGACCAGATTGATCACAGCGCGGACGATGAAGAAAGTCAGCAGAGCGGCGGCGCCTGACATGATGAGCAGCGTATCCGTGCTCATATTGGCCCCATAGGCGCCAAAGATCTGGGCCCGATGCTGGAAGACGTAAAGCCCGGCCAGCACGGCGGCCCCGAGGCTGGCCATGGTCAGAATCTGCTTCACAATGCCACGTGCGAAGGCCAACCCCGCTAAGAAGGCGACCACGATCAAGCCCCCTGTCGTCATGCTGCTGCCTGAGAAGGCGCGTTTGACAGATTCGATGATGCCACTGAAGTCCGGCAGGCTAAAGGCAAGGTCATGCATGACGTGGCGCATCAAACGAGGTCGCCGGGCAGCCTGCAAGCCGTTTGTTGAAGTGCCCTTAAGGTAGGAAAGGGCTCTGTGTCTCGCGTGGCAGCGAAGCTTGCGGGCGGTCACTTACCTTTGGGGGGCTTGGACTCGGTCCTCCATAAACTCGGCGGATTGAGTTCCTCCCCCTTCATGAATCTGCCGTCGTAATGACGATGGAGATCATCGTCCGTCCACATTTGGCCGTCAGGTCCAGCACTGCGGATATCCACGCGGTCTTGTGAGACGGTGTGGAAATAAAGCGGACTGCCCCAGCGATCCAAAAGCTGACCGTTGGGATTGAAAGCCCGGTGGGAGTCTGACACAAAACGCAAGTGGCTGCGGTTCTTCCCACGGAGGGCGGCTGCGAATTCTTCATTCGCCCCCATGTGAAAGGGCGAGTCACCTTTGACGAGAAGCATGAGATTTGAAAAGGCATGTGCGAGCATGTCCAGATCCTCCTCTGGGCGTGTCTCGGGAGACGCATAATGCTTCAGGATTTCATCCCCCGGAAGAGTGGTGGCTCGATCTTGTCGAGTTTCCATCACCTTCTGGGTTTGGGCAAAACGCGCAGCATCCTGGTGGGCTCGATACCTGCTGATCCCATCATAGAGCCCCCAAGACAAGGTCACGACAACGGCTAAGATGAGGAGCTTTCGCAGCCGTGACATGGCGAGGGGGGAAGAATGCTAGGAATACAGATGGCAGATCGTTTAAAGCCGTCGCAATCCGTCTTCCGTCATCGGATTGGGGATTTCGACATCCAACTCGTCAATGCGGCGGAGGGTTGCGGCATCCAGAATCAGATCTTTGGCCTTCAGACTCTCATCGAGTTGCTCAACGCTTGTAGCTCCAATGATGGTCGAGCCCACAAAGTTGTGCTGCCTGCTCCAGGCCACCGAGAGGGCAGTGACACTCACCCCGATATCGGCGGCGATCTGTTGCAGGCGTGCGGTTGTGGCGAGGGTGCGCTCGTTGACGAAACGTTTGGCCATGCGCTTCTGGCGTTCCCCGCCATTGACGAGGTAATCGCTAAAGCGGGCCCCCGTGGGGAGAGCACCTTGATTGTATTTGCCTGTCAGCACCCCGCCGCCCAGGGGGGAGTAGGGGAGAAGGCTCACGCCTTCCATCCGGCAGACCTGCGCCAATTCATTTTCGCAGCGGCGATTGATGAGGGAGAAGTTGTTCTGGACGGTGTCAAAGCGAGCCAAATGATGCTTTTCGGAGGCCCAGAGGTTTTTCATCAGACCCCAGCTTGTTTCATTGCTACAACCGATGGCGCGGACTTTTCCCTGCTTCACCAACTCTGTGAGGGCCTCCAGGGTATCTTCTTGGCGCATGCCGTGGTCCGGCCAATGGGTCTGGTAGAGGTCGATGTAGTCCGTTTGCAACCGCCGCAGGCTGTCCTCACAGGCGCGATGAATCTGACGGCGATCCAGAGCTGTGAAGCCTCCTCGAAGGGGTGGGCGAAACCAGCCGTGACCCGGACCCGTGACCTTAGTGGCAACGATGATTTCCTCTCGGCGTTTCGTTTTCAGCCAGCG
The DNA window shown above is from Prosthecobacter debontii and carries:
- a CDS encoding ABC transporter ATP-binding protein, with translation MPDRPSSSLSAARRLLQFARAHWRMALLQFVLAVFGTSLIIVFPGVVQWFVDDIIPSKDIAGIWKAGGLAVGAFFLREFLFYVRTRVNSVFEQRMIFDLRGQLHRKIARLPLSWFDRQSTGDILTRMADDVPATQRVILEGIEQGLTSILQIIISAVVMFYTNSAFALIVMIPTPFIAAGGWLFARWVAPRAKLAREASSHMNSLLHDTITGIRQIKSYTAEDTKQEDFNEASHRLRQSQQRLMTAWAVYSPLMGFFGSFGLVMLLSLGAYGTIQGEITTGELFKFIFLLGFFFEPIARLHGVNQTLVTGLASAERVFKILDQEGEEDLERGQALIRAQGAIEFQDIGFGYQPEKPVLQHLHLTVHPRQTIAIVGATGSGKSTLFQLLTRFYDPQSGSITLDGKDITAYSRISLRDSIAYVTQDAFLFAGTIRENLRLGKHDATEEELWLALRHACAEEFVRQHPNGLDAQVGERGVMLSGGERQRIAMARAFLKDAPILLLDEATSAVDNRSEQLIQQALETLRQDRTCLVIAHRLSTVVSADVIYVMRQGEVLAHGRHEELLESCAYYRELASLALL
- a CDS encoding CvpA family protein, which translates into the protein MHDLAFSLPDFSGIIESVKRAFSGSSMTTGGLIVVAFLAGLAFARGIVKQILTMASLGAAVLAGLYVFQHRAQIFGAYGANMSTDTLLIMSGAAALLTFFIVRAVINLVAGFGLLAFLANITGWKAGLLSLLPSGVIVWLSTLVLRLVGSVYGLENASVQQSGKGSTSDFGAWVQQLAQKVDRTSVGQWVEKLDPYDLKATANLARLLILWPDGRVWQQIAAKSPSMAQALNHPELGKLGRDPKVRQAIERQDFAGLMQLPQVVEVANNPDLEPFLKGLALEQAMDNIVYQQRR
- a CDS encoding aldo/keto reductase → MERRRLGRSGIVVTDICMGTMTFGLQADEKTSFAIMDRAYEAGIDFFDTAEIYPVPPSAELAGDTEAIVGRWLKTKRREEIIVATKVTGPGHGWFRPPLRGGFTALDRRQIHRACEDSLRRLQTDYIDLYQTHWPDHGMRQEDTLEALTELVKQGKVRAIGCSNETSWGLMKNLWASEKHHLARFDTVQNNFSLINRRCENELAQVCRMEGVSLLPYSPLGGGVLTGKYNQGALPTGARFSDYLVNGGERQKRMAKRFVNERTLATTARLQQIAADIGVSVTALSVAWSRQHNFVGSTIIGATSVEQLDESLKAKDLILDAATLRRIDELDVEIPNPMTEDGLRRL